A DNA window from Streptomyces sp. CA-278952 contains the following coding sequences:
- a CDS encoding glutamate--cysteine ligase 2, with protein sequence MARTVGVEEELLLVDAASGEARALSSAVLAIAERDAVGESAFESELHRQQLEFSTHPCADMGELAASVHRWRTEAVRHATDAGASVAALATSPLPVSPKIGTGERYRWLAERFGLTAQEQLTCGCHVHVSVASDEEGVAVLDRMRRWLPVLLALSANSPFWQGQDSRYSSYRSQVWGRWPSAGPVEVHGSAEEYHARVRSLIDTGVLLDEGMVYFDARLSHRYPTVEVRIADVCLDPADTVLLATLVRGLVETAARQWRAGEPPPDVSTSLLRVASWQAGRSGLEDRLIHPRTLRPEPAPDVLRALLDHVRDALEDSGDLKAAERALADVVRRGNGARIQREILTRTGSLRDTVTECVRITAG encoded by the coding sequence GTGGCTCGCACGGTGGGTGTCGAGGAAGAGCTGCTGCTGGTCGACGCGGCGAGCGGAGAGGCGCGGGCGCTGTCCTCGGCGGTGCTGGCGATCGCTGAGAGGGACGCGGTCGGCGAGTCGGCCTTTGAGTCGGAACTGCACCGCCAGCAGCTGGAGTTCTCCACGCACCCCTGCGCGGACATGGGCGAACTCGCCGCCTCGGTCCATCGGTGGCGTACCGAGGCGGTACGGCACGCGACCGACGCAGGGGCGTCGGTCGCGGCCCTGGCGACCTCGCCGCTCCCGGTCAGCCCGAAGATCGGCACGGGGGAGCGGTACCGGTGGCTGGCCGAGCGCTTCGGACTGACCGCTCAGGAACAGCTGACCTGCGGCTGCCACGTCCATGTCTCGGTGGCCTCGGACGAGGAGGGCGTCGCCGTGCTCGACCGGATGCGTCGCTGGCTGCCCGTCCTGCTCGCCCTGAGCGCCAATTCCCCGTTCTGGCAGGGACAGGACAGTCGGTACAGCAGCTACCGGAGCCAGGTGTGGGGGCGCTGGCCGTCGGCCGGCCCGGTGGAGGTCCACGGCTCCGCCGAGGAGTACCACGCCCGAGTGCGCTCGTTGATCGACACCGGGGTTCTCCTGGACGAGGGGATGGTCTACTTCGACGCGCGCCTCTCGCACCGCTACCCCACCGTGGAGGTCAGGATCGCGGACGTCTGCCTGGACCCGGCCGACACCGTGCTGCTGGCCACACTGGTACGAGGGCTGGTGGAAACGGCCGCACGCCAGTGGCGGGCCGGCGAGCCGCCCCCGGACGTCAGCACCTCCCTGCTGCGTGTGGCCTCCTGGCAGGCGGGCCGTTCGGGTCTGGAGGACCGGCTGATCCACCCCCGTACCCTGCGCCCGGAGCCGGCCCCCGACGTCCTGCGCGCCCTGCTGGACCATGTGCGGGACGCCCTGGAGGACAGCGGGGACCTGAAGGCCGCGGAGCGGGCCCTGGCGGACGTGGTCCGGCGCGGGAACGGGGCACGGATCCAGCGCGAGATCCTGACGCGGACCGGGAGCCTGCGCGACACCGTCACCGAATGCGTCCGGATCACGGCCGGATGA
- a CDS encoding DUF5133 domain-containing protein, producing the protein MLMAHPTVLRNLIEQYEALRVLHAESGGEEARQRMDDVAYTLCVSTGTGDVDSALVAARHQLPGARPEDDSVLSA; encoded by the coding sequence ATGCTGATGGCCCACCCCACGGTACTGCGCAACCTGATCGAGCAGTACGAGGCACTGCGTGTGCTGCACGCGGAGAGCGGCGGCGAGGAGGCCCGGCAGCGCATGGACGACGTGGCGTACACGCTGTGCGTGTCGACCGGCACGGGTGACGTCGACAGCGCCCTGGTCGCCGCCCGCCACCAGCTGCCCGGCGCCCGGCCCGAGGACGACTCCGTCCTCTCCGCCTGA
- a CDS encoding LPFR motif small protein, with amino-acid sequence MLKAIADVLRSIGGAIATVVTLPFRALARLFGGASSSARGHH; translated from the coding sequence ATGCTCAAGGCCATCGCAGATGTACTCCGCTCCATCGGAGGAGCCATCGCCACCGTGGTCACGCTGCCCTTCCGGGCCCTGGCCAGGCTGTTCGGCGGCGCGTCGAGCAGCGCGCGCGGCCACCACTGA
- a CDS encoding cold-shock protein, whose protein sequence is MASGTVKWFNSEKGFGFIAQDGGGPDVFAHYSNINSTGFRELQEGQAVTFDITQGQKGPQAENITTA, encoded by the coding sequence ATGGCCAGCGGAACCGTCAAGTGGTTCAACTCGGAAAAGGGCTTCGGCTTCATCGCGCAGGACGGCGGCGGTCCCGACGTCTTCGCGCACTACTCCAACATCAACTCCACCGGCTTCCGTGAGCTCCAGGAAGGCCAGGCGGTGACCTTCGACATCACCCAGGGCCAGAAGGGCCCCCAGGCGGAGAACATCACCACCGCCTGA
- a CDS encoding DUF6221 family protein encodes MGANADMVAFVRSRLADEEHVALAAGGDRWRCPADVPGEVHDRTGGVAFTVRGRGFDEHIALQDPARTLERIETHRVMLGEYVEVADLDTDRPADDFRSGRAVGLGFAVRQLAAEYAGHPDYQARWLPRFIQ; translated from the coding sequence ATGGGCGCCAACGCAGACATGGTGGCCTTCGTCCGGTCGCGGCTCGCCGACGAGGAACACGTCGCACTGGCCGCCGGCGGGGACCGATGGCGGTGCCCGGCCGATGTGCCGGGCGAGGTCCACGACCGCACCGGCGGGGTGGCGTTCACGGTGCGGGGCCGGGGCTTCGACGAGCACATCGCGCTCCAGGATCCCGCACGGACCCTGGAGCGCATCGAGACGCACCGGGTCATGCTCGGCGAGTACGTGGAGGTGGCTGACCTGGACACCGACCGCCCGGCCGATGACTTCCGCTCCGGCCGCGCGGTGGGCCTCGGATTCGCCGTACGGCAACTGGCCGCCGAGTACGCGGGCCACCCCGACTACCAGGCCCGCTGGCTGCCCCGGTTCATCCAGTAG
- a CDS encoding VOC family protein, with translation MDWTLEVIVLPVTDVDRARDFYRDRLGFHVDIDDEVMPGARVVQLTPPGSGCSIALTDGLPNPTGTPRPGTYHGLQLCVTDIDAAHAELVGRGVEASEPQRYAPDDGATFLYFTDPDGNGWAVQEYRRRKTEPLHKVLADLAANHAGDTAG, from the coding sequence ATGGACTGGACCCTCGAAGTGATCGTGCTGCCCGTGACCGACGTCGACCGGGCCCGGGACTTCTACCGGGACAGACTCGGCTTCCACGTCGACATCGACGACGAGGTGATGCCCGGCGCCCGCGTCGTCCAGCTGACGCCACCCGGTTCCGGCTGTTCGATCGCCCTCACCGACGGACTGCCCAACCCGACCGGAACCCCGCGGCCGGGCACGTACCACGGCCTCCAGCTCTGCGTCACCGATATCGACGCCGCGCACGCCGAGCTCGTCGGCCGGGGCGTCGAGGCCTCCGAGCCGCAGCGGTACGCCCCCGACGACGGGGCGACCTTCCTGTACTTCACCGACCCCGACGGCAACGGCTGGGCGGTGCAGGAGTACCGCCGGCGGAAGACCGAACCCCTGCACAAGGTCCTCGCCGACCTGGCCGCGAACCACGCGGGGGACACGGCGGGGTGA
- a CDS encoding MFS transporter, producing MTGSHATPADTATSDRHRGGLALLVIASCQLMVVLDVTIVNIALPHMQKDLGFSTENLSWVVNAYTLTFGGLLLLGGRLGDILGRRRVFVFGVLLFVFASLLGGLSQDGWQLLAARSLQGVGGAIASPTALSLITTTFREGPERNRAFGVFAAVSAGGSAIGLLAGGLLVEWLDWRWVLFVNVPIGLLIAFATPRYIPESARRPGHFDIAGALTSTVGMVLLVYGFIRASEDGWTDALTLGSFAVAVVLLAVFITVERGSKQPITPLWMFRDRNRAGSYAMMLSLAAAMFGMFFFLTLFVQNVLDFSPLRAGLAFLPVSAVIAVSAGLASQLLPRWGPKPFMVVGALLAAAGLGWLTLTDVHSSYLGSILGPMLVFGFGMGMQFVSLTLMAVSGVAPKEAGAASGILNATQQVGGSLGLSILVTTFGTASRDEATDQVPRFLQEGTPAQLLEFRRTGELPPPWGDQVLTSGVSSAFVVAVCFAVVAALVALFVIQVRPADLARLQGGAAPLAGEGTGDAATDGPRPGGTDEPRPGTDEPRPGPEAERPAKES from the coding sequence ATGACGGGCTCCCACGCGACACCCGCTGATACGGCCACCTCCGATCGGCACCGCGGCGGACTGGCACTGCTGGTCATCGCCTCGTGCCAGCTGATGGTGGTGCTCGACGTCACCATCGTCAACATCGCTCTGCCGCACATGCAGAAGGACCTGGGATTCTCCACCGAGAACCTCTCCTGGGTCGTCAACGCGTACACGCTGACGTTCGGCGGCCTGCTGCTGCTCGGCGGACGCCTCGGCGACATCCTCGGCCGCCGCCGGGTCTTCGTCTTCGGCGTGCTCCTCTTCGTCTTCGCCTCGCTGCTCGGCGGACTGTCCCAGGACGGCTGGCAGTTGCTGGCCGCCCGCTCGCTCCAGGGCGTCGGCGGCGCGATCGCCTCCCCCACCGCCCTGTCGCTGATCACCACCACCTTTCGTGAGGGCCCCGAACGCAACCGCGCGTTCGGGGTGTTCGCGGCCGTCTCGGCGGGCGGCAGCGCGATCGGGCTGCTCGCCGGCGGGCTGCTTGTGGAGTGGCTGGACTGGCGCTGGGTCCTGTTCGTCAACGTTCCGATCGGCCTGCTGATCGCCTTCGCGACCCCTCGCTACATCCCCGAGTCCGCACGCCGCCCGGGCCACTTCGACATCGCCGGCGCGCTCACCTCGACGGTCGGCATGGTGCTGCTCGTCTACGGCTTCATCCGCGCCTCCGAGGACGGCTGGACCGACGCGCTGACCCTCGGCTCGTTCGCGGTGGCCGTGGTGCTCCTCGCGGTGTTCATCACGGTCGAACGTGGCTCGAAACAGCCCATCACGCCGCTGTGGATGTTCCGCGACCGCAACCGCGCCGGCTCCTACGCGATGATGCTCAGCCTCGCCGCCGCGATGTTCGGGATGTTCTTCTTCCTGACCCTCTTCGTGCAGAACGTCCTCGACTTCAGCCCGTTGCGGGCCGGCCTCGCTTTCCTGCCGGTGAGCGCCGTCATCGCGGTCAGCGCAGGCCTGGCCTCCCAACTGCTGCCCAGGTGGGGACCGAAACCCTTCATGGTGGTGGGCGCGCTCCTGGCCGCCGCCGGTCTCGGCTGGCTGACGCTGACCGACGTCCACAGCTCCTACCTCGGCTCGATCCTCGGCCCGATGCTCGTGTTCGGCTTCGGCATGGGCATGCAGTTCGTGTCGCTGACCCTGATGGCGGTCTCGGGCGTCGCCCCGAAGGAGGCGGGCGCCGCCTCCGGCATCCTCAACGCCACCCAGCAGGTCGGCGGGTCCCTGGGGCTGTCGATCCTGGTCACGACGTTCGGCACGGCCAGCCGCGACGAGGCCACCGACCAGGTGCCGAGATTCCTCCAGGAGGGTACGCCCGCCCAGCTGCTGGAGTTCCGCAGGACCGGCGAACTGCCACCGCCCTGGGGCGACCAGGTGCTCACCTCGGGCGTCTCCAGCGCCTTCGTCGTCGCGGTCTGCTTCGCCGTGGTCGCCGCCCTGGTCGCCCTGTTCGTCATCCAGGTCAGGCCCGCCGACCTGGCCCGCCTCCAGGGCGGCGCGGCACCGCTCGCCGGTGAGGGGACGGGCGACGCGGCGACGGACGGGCCACGGCCCGGCGGCACCGACGAACCACGGCCCGGCACCGACGAACCACGGCCCGGCCCGGAGGCCGAGCGACCCGCGAAAGAGAGTTGA
- a CDS encoding NAD(P)/FAD-dependent oxidoreductase, producing the protein MIDVLVVGGGPAGLAAAIRAASAGLEAVVVEPRTTPVDKACGEGIMPGGVAALRDLGVRVTGHELRGIRYTDGRRSAEAAFRGGPGAGVRRTELHTALHERAAALGVRVVAAKAGEIRQDEDSVTAAGLTARWLVAADGLHSPLRRTLGLDRPVTGPGRYGLRRHYAIAPWTDLVEVHWSRHGEAYVTPVGEGLVGVAVLSRDRRPYDQHLAAFPALAARLAGSAGTTPVRGAGPLRQRAQGPRAGRVLLVGDAAGYVDALTGEGIALAVATATAAVDCLTAGRPEDYPRRWARVTRRYRLLTAALLGAAGMPSSGRLIVAAAHRAPVLFRTVVHALQ; encoded by the coding sequence GTGATCGACGTCCTGGTCGTCGGCGGCGGCCCGGCCGGACTGGCCGCCGCGATCCGGGCCGCTTCGGCCGGCCTGGAGGCGGTGGTGGTCGAGCCGCGCACCACCCCCGTCGACAAGGCGTGCGGCGAGGGCATCATGCCCGGCGGCGTCGCGGCCCTGCGCGACCTCGGCGTACGGGTGACCGGCCACGAACTGCGCGGCATCCGCTACACCGACGGCCGGCGCAGCGCGGAGGCGGCCTTCCGGGGCGGCCCCGGCGCGGGCGTCCGCCGCACCGAACTCCACACCGCCCTGCACGAGCGGGCCGCCGCCCTCGGCGTACGCGTCGTCGCCGCGAAGGCAGGGGAGATCCGGCAGGACGAGGACTCCGTCACCGCCGCCGGACTCACCGCGCGCTGGCTCGTCGCCGCCGACGGGCTCCACTCGCCGCTGCGCCGCACCCTGGGCCTCGACCGGCCCGTCACCGGGCCCGGACGCTACGGCCTGCGCCGCCACTATGCGATCGCGCCGTGGACGGACCTCGTCGAGGTGCACTGGTCCCGGCACGGCGAGGCGTATGTGACCCCAGTCGGCGAGGGCCTGGTGGGGGTGGCCGTCCTGAGCCGCGACCGCCGCCCCTACGACCAGCACCTGGCCGCCTTCCCCGCGCTCGCGGCCCGGCTCGCGGGCAGCGCGGGGACCACCCCCGTACGCGGGGCCGGGCCGCTGCGCCAGCGGGCACAGGGCCCCCGGGCCGGGCGGGTCCTGCTGGTCGGCGACGCCGCGGGCTATGTGGACGCCCTGACCGGGGAGGGGATCGCCCTCGCGGTGGCCACCGCGACGGCCGCGGTCGACTGCCTGACCGCAGGGCGGCCCGAGGACTACCCCCGGCGGTGGGCGCGGGTCACACGACGCTACCGCCTGCTCACCGCGGCCCTGCTGGGCGCCGCCGGCATGCCGTCCTCGGGGCGGCTGATCGTCGCCGCCGCCCACCGGGCACCCGTCCTCTTCCGCACCGTGGTCCACGCACTCCAGTGA
- a CDS encoding isoprenylcysteine carboxyl methyltransferase family protein, which translates to MTSTTWYTLLVLAVAAERLAELVVARRNTRWSLARGGVESGRGHYPAMVALHTALLAGCLAEVRFAERPFPAVLGWTMAAVVVASQVLRWWCIRTLGPRWNTRVIVVPGLPRVTGGPYRWLSHPNYVAVAAEGLALPLVHGAWVTALVFTALNAVLMVVRIRCEDGALARLPAADAPA; encoded by the coding sequence ATGACCTCGACCACCTGGTACACCCTCCTGGTGCTGGCCGTCGCGGCCGAGCGCCTCGCCGAACTCGTCGTGGCCCGCCGCAACACCCGCTGGAGCCTCGCCCGGGGCGGCGTCGAATCGGGCCGTGGGCACTATCCGGCGATGGTCGCGCTGCACACCGCGCTCCTGGCCGGCTGCCTGGCGGAGGTCCGGTTCGCCGAACGCCCCTTCCCGGCCGTACTCGGCTGGACGATGGCCGCCGTCGTCGTGGCCTCGCAGGTGCTGCGCTGGTGGTGCATCCGCACCCTCGGCCCCCGCTGGAACACCCGGGTCATCGTGGTCCCCGGCCTGCCCCGGGTGACCGGCGGCCCCTACCGATGGCTGAGCCACCCCAACTACGTCGCCGTCGCGGCCGAAGGCCTCGCGCTGCCCCTGGTCCACGGGGCCTGGGTGACCGCCCTCGTCTTCACCGCCCTCAACGCCGTGCTCATGGTGGTGCGGATCCGGTGCGAGGACGGGGCGCTCGCCCGCCTCCCGGCCGCGGACGCACCCGCGTGA
- a CDS encoding type III polyketide synthase: MTRIAAVHGALPPHRHTQREVTDMVARTCLPPGADRRVLDRLHENARVRTRHTVLPLDGYRELDGFGASNDVFIRSAVDLGAQAVRGALRAAGLRPTDVDLLMFTSVTGIAAPSVDARLVTRLGMRSDVKRLPVFGLGCVAGAAGTARLHDYLLGRPDDVAVLLSVELCSLTFQRHDPSPANLVATALFGDGAAAMVALGGRRAVSGPEIVATRSRMYPDTEHVMGWDIGGTGFTVVLDPAVPDVVRRYLADDVREFLDEHGLKPKDVAHWVCHPGGPKVLETVTEVLDLPDGALDVTWRSLADVGNLSSSSVLHVLRDTIEQRRPEPGTPGLLLAMGPGFCCELVLLRW; the protein is encoded by the coding sequence ATGACCCGCATCGCCGCGGTTCACGGGGCTCTGCCGCCCCACCGCCACACCCAGCGCGAGGTCACCGACATGGTGGCCCGCACCTGCCTGCCGCCCGGAGCCGACCGCCGTGTCCTGGACCGGCTCCATGAGAACGCCCGGGTCCGCACCCGGCACACCGTGCTGCCCCTGGACGGCTACCGCGAGCTCGACGGCTTCGGCGCGTCCAACGACGTCTTCATCCGGTCCGCCGTGGACCTCGGCGCCCAGGCCGTACGTGGTGCGCTGCGGGCGGCGGGGCTGCGGCCCACCGATGTGGACCTGCTGATGTTCACCTCGGTCACCGGCATCGCCGCCCCCTCCGTCGACGCCCGGCTCGTGACCCGCCTGGGGATGCGATCGGACGTCAAGCGGCTGCCCGTCTTCGGCCTGGGCTGCGTCGCCGGAGCAGCCGGGACGGCACGGCTGCACGACTACCTCCTCGGCCGCCCCGACGACGTGGCCGTGCTCCTGTCGGTCGAGCTCTGCTCCCTCACCTTCCAGCGCCACGACCCGTCGCCCGCCAACCTGGTGGCGACCGCGCTGTTCGGCGACGGCGCGGCCGCCATGGTCGCCCTCGGCGGCCGCCGGGCCGTCTCCGGCCCCGAGATCGTGGCCACCCGCAGCCGCATGTACCCGGACACCGAGCACGTCATGGGCTGGGACATCGGCGGCACCGGCTTCACCGTGGTCCTCGACCCGGCCGTGCCCGACGTCGTCCGCCGCTATCTCGCCGACGACGTACGGGAGTTCCTCGACGAGCACGGCCTCAAACCGAAGGACGTCGCCCACTGGGTGTGCCACCCGGGCGGCCCCAAGGTGCTGGAGACCGTCACCGAGGTCCTCGATCTGCCCGACGGTGCGCTCGACGTCACCTGGCGCTCGCTGGCCGACGTCGGCAACCTGTCCTCGTCCTCGGTCCTGCACGTCCTGCGGGACACCATCGAACAGCGCCGCCCCGAGCCGGGCACCCCCGGGCTGCTGCTGGCCATGGGCCCGGGATTCTGCTGCGAACTGGTGCTGCTGCGCTGGTAG
- a CDS encoding UbiA family prenyltransferase, whose protein sequence is MDATDRGNRAGTDPADAESAGAGPTGAGRRGRVVGLALACHPGPALAVTALACALALGSGLGGPRSALVTAAVLTGQLSVGWCNDAYDARRDADAGRPGKPAADGTVGARAVWAAATVALALCVPLSLACGALAGTVHLAAVTAAWLYNLWLKATALSWLPYVAGFGALPAFVALSLPGGPWPRWWTVAAGALLGFAAHLADTLPDIAADRAAGIRGLPHRLGDRGTRLLLPVPLLGATAVLAFGPPGPVDAAGAAALVLAGAASLAGPALGRRWRKAALAGAVAVAAVDLALLLARGASGA, encoded by the coding sequence ATGGACGCCACGGACAGGGGGAACCGGGCCGGAACGGATCCGGCCGACGCCGAGTCGGCCGGAGCGGGGCCCACCGGCGCGGGGCGACGCGGCCGGGTCGTGGGGCTGGCGCTCGCGTGCCACCCGGGACCGGCGCTCGCGGTGACCGCGCTCGCCTGCGCCCTCGCCCTCGGCTCCGGTCTCGGCGGCCCCCGCTCCGCGCTGGTCACGGCGGCGGTGCTGACCGGCCAGCTCTCGGTGGGCTGGTGCAACGACGCGTACGACGCGCGGCGTGACGCCGACGCCGGCCGCCCGGGGAAGCCCGCCGCCGACGGCACGGTCGGGGCGCGTGCGGTGTGGGCGGCGGCGACGGTCGCGCTCGCCCTGTGCGTACCGCTCTCGCTGGCCTGCGGGGCGCTCGCCGGCACGGTGCACCTCGCCGCCGTCACCGCCGCCTGGCTCTACAACCTGTGGCTCAAGGCGACCGCCCTGTCCTGGCTGCCGTACGTGGCCGGCTTCGGCGCCCTGCCCGCCTTCGTCGCCCTCTCCCTGCCCGGCGGCCCGTGGCCCCGGTGGTGGACGGTGGCGGCCGGCGCGCTGCTCGGGTTCGCGGCGCATCTGGCCGACACCCTCCCGGACATCGCGGCGGACCGGGCGGCCGGGATCCGGGGCCTCCCGCACCGGCTGGGCGACCGGGGCACCCGGCTGCTGCTGCCGGTGCCGCTCCTCGGTGCCACGGCGGTGCTGGCGTTCGGCCCGCCGGGACCGGTGGACGCCGCGGGTGCTGCGGCACTCGTCCTGGCCGGTGCGGCGTCGCTCGCGGGCCCGGCTCTCGGCCGCCGGTGGCGCAAGGCCGCCCTGGCCGGAGCGGTGGCCGTGGCTGCGGTGGATCTGGCGCTGCTGCTGGCCCGGGGCGCCTCCGGGGCCTGA